Within Kutzneria chonburiensis, the genomic segment ACACGGCCATGGACGGCGCTCTCGGCGACGTGATCCTGGTCAACGGCGCGCCGTGGCCGGTGGCCGACGTGCATGCTTGCCGCTATCGTTTGCGCCTGCTCAACGCCTCCAACGCTCGTCGCTACCGCTTTGCGCTAGGCGGCCTTCCGTTCGTCCAAATAGGATCGGACGGCGGCCTGCTCGAACGGCCCCTGACTCACTCCACTGTGGACGTTGCCCCGGCCGAGCGGTTCGACGTGATCGTCGACTTCAGCGGCCACCAAGGCCGTTCCGTCACGTTGACCGACGAACTCGACGGCGGGCCGATCATGCGGTTCCGGGTCGGGGACCCTCTGCCGGACCGCACCGACGTCCCCGACCGGCTGAGCGAAGTGCCGCTGTTGCGCCGTGAACAGGCCGCTGTCATCAGGGAATTCGCGTTCCAGAAGGGACCGCGCTACTGGGGCATCAACGGCGAGCTGTTCGATCCGACGAAGCCGATCGCCACGCCGCGGCTCGGCGAGTACGAGATCTGGCGGCTGGTCACCGACTTCCACCACCCGGTGCACCTGCATCTGGCCCAGTTCCAGGTGCTGTCCCGCAACGGGAAGGGCCCGGGCCCGGCCGACGCCGGCTGGAAGGACACGATCGACCTGCGGCCGGCCGAGGTCGCCGAGATCATCGTGCGGTTCACCGACTACCGGGGCCGCTATGTGCTGCACTGTCACAACCTGGAGCACGAGGACATGGCCATGATGGCCCTGGTGACGGTGGTGTGAATGAGACGGCAGCTGGCCGAGGCCACGGTGCTCGGCGGCACGGCGGTGGTCGGCCTGTTCGGCGTGGCGGCCGAGTGCACGTATGCCCATCGCCCGCCGCCTCCGCTGGCCTGGGCACTCGCGCTGACCGTGGTAACGGTCTTGGCGTTACCTCTCCGGCGGCGCTTCCCGGTCGCCGTGGTCGTCGGGATCCTGGCCGCCTGCCTGGTCTACCACCTGGTCGGCTACCCCGGCCTGGCGATCGCGGCGGCGATCGCCCCGGCTTGCTACACGCTCGTCGCCGAGGGCGATGGACGGCGATCCTTGCTGGTCGGCGCGCTGGCGGCGGCTGCCGTGACGGTCATCTCGTTCCTGCCGCCGGCCAGCTTCAACCTAGGTGCCACCACCGGCATCGTGACGATCCTGGTCGCCCTGCTCGCGATGGCCGAGGCGCGCCGGGCTTGGCGGTTCGCGGCCGACGAGAGGCTGCGGGCCGTCACCCGGGAATCCGAGCGACGCCTGGTCGACGAGCGGTTGACCATCGCCCGCGAGCTGCACGACGTGCTCGCCCACACCATTACCTTGATCTCCGTACAGGCCGCGGCCGGCTTGGACGCCCTGCCGGCCCGTCCGGACAATGCCGAGGAGGCGCTGCGCACGATTCGCGGTGCGGCCAAGGAGGCCATGGCCGAGCTGCGCAGCACCGTGCGCGTCCTGCGCGAGGTCGACGAGCTGGCCCCGCAGCCCCGACTCGACCAGGTCGGCCAGCTCGTGGACGTGGCGCGGAAGGCTGGCATCGACGTCGACCTCACGACCAGCGGCGATGCACGTGAGCTACCGGCCGGCGTGGAACTGGCGGCCTATCGCGTCGTCCAGGAGGCGCTGACCAACGTCGTCCGGCACGCGCACGCCACGGCGGCAACCGTCCGTATCGACCATCGCGCCGACTGCCTGCACGTCGAGGTCGTCGACAACGGGGACGCGAGCGAGCCGCCGGTCGACGGCCACGGCATGATCGGCATGCGGGAGCGGGTCCGCGCGGTCGGCGGCTCCTTCGCCGCCGGCCCGACTCCGGGCGGCGGCTTCGCCGTGTCGGCCCGGTTGGACCTCGGAGGTGCGCGATGACCGTCCGGCTGGCGTTGGCCGACGACCAGGCCCTGGTCCGCGCCGGTTTCCGAGCGTTGCTGGAGAACACTCCCGACTTCGACGTGGTCGGCGAGGCCGCCGACGGCCGGGCCGCCGTCGACCTGGCCGTCCGTACGAAACCGGACGTCGTGCTCATGGACGTCCGCATGCCCGTCCTCGACGGCATCGAGGCCACCCGTGAGATCTGCGCCGCGCTCCCCGCGACCCGGGTGATCATGCTGACCACCTTCGAGATCGACGAGTACGTCTTCGCCGCACTTCGCGTAGGGGCCAGCGGCTTCCTGCTCAAGGACGTCGAGCCCGACGACCTCCGCAACGCTGTCCGCGTCGTCGCCGCCGGCGAGGCCCTGCTGTCCCCGAGCGTGACCCGCCGCCTGATCGCCGAGTTCGTCGCCACCCCGCAGCGCACCGCCGCCCAGACCTCGTTGCTGGACAAGCTGACCGACCGCGAACGCGAGATCACCGCACTCGCCGCCGAAGGGCTCACCAACGACGACATCGCCGAGCGCCTCGTGATCAGCGTCGCCACCGCCCGCACCCACGTCTCCCGGGCCATGACCAAGGTCGACGCCCGCGACCGTGCCCAACTGGTCGTCTTCGCGTACCAGTCAGGGTTGGTCCGCCCCTAGCCGACCTCGTACGAGGTCGGCGGGCGGTTGCCGTCGATGTCGGTGAAGCCGTAGCGCTCGGCCAACGCGGCGGTGGTCTCGACGCTGCCGGTCCGTTCGAGCCGAGCGGGATCCGTGGCCAGGCCGACGACAGCGCGGCCGATGAACCGGGGCGTCTCGGCCAGGTTGACGTCGAGCACGCGACCGTCGGGGAAGTCCAAGACCTGGTGGCCGTCGGAGGTGGTGCGGGCGGCGGCGAGCAGGAACTCGGTGCGTACGAGTCCGGGCCAGAGGGAGAACACCGCAACGCCACGGAGTTTGAGCTGGGTGGCGAGCTCGGCG encodes:
- a CDS encoding multicopper oxidase family protein encodes the protein MITRRQLLGYLGGVAAMGVGLPLLGGTTEPGTLIPSLLPLPTPFRARLPIPRTLTPGRHPEHPGADYYEIVDQVVAHEIIPGVKTRLWAPGGTFPGPTIVSRSGRPTVVRRINRLPVPTVNHLHGGHVPADSDGFPTDLVFPLDYEPEHESMAGMPMVEDPSAVTTVGHRDYVYPMNQRAATLWYHDHRMGATGTDVWNGLAGFHLIRDDEEQALPLPSGDRDIPLMVADRSFNRDGSFRSPDTAMDGALGDVILVNGAPWPVADVHACRYRLRLLNASNARRYRFALGGLPFVQIGSDGGLLERPLTHSTVDVAPAERFDVIVDFSGHQGRSVTLTDELDGGPIMRFRVGDPLPDRTDVPDRLSEVPLLRREQAAVIREFAFQKGPRYWGINGELFDPTKPIATPRLGEYEIWRLVTDFHHPVHLHLAQFQVLSRNGKGPGPADAGWKDTIDLRPAEVAEIIVRFTDYRGRYVLHCHNLEHEDMAMMALVTVV
- a CDS encoding sensor histidine kinase, whose product is MRRQLAEATVLGGTAVVGLFGVAAECTYAHRPPPPLAWALALTVVTVLALPLRRRFPVAVVVGILAACLVYHLVGYPGLAIAAAIAPACYTLVAEGDGRRSLLVGALAAAAVTVISFLPPASFNLGATTGIVTILVALLAMAEARRAWRFAADERLRAVTRESERRLVDERLTIARELHDVLAHTITLISVQAAAGLDALPARPDNAEEALRTIRGAAKEAMAELRSTVRVLREVDELAPQPRLDQVGQLVDVARKAGIDVDLTTSGDARELPAGVELAAYRVVQEALTNVVRHAHATAATVRIDHRADCLHVEVVDNGDASEPPVDGHGMIGMRERVRAVGGSFAAGPTPGGGFAVSARLDLGGAR
- a CDS encoding response regulator transcription factor translates to MTVRLALADDQALVRAGFRALLENTPDFDVVGEAADGRAAVDLAVRTKPDVVLMDVRMPVLDGIEATREICAALPATRVIMLTTFEIDEYVFAALRVGASGFLLKDVEPDDLRNAVRVVAAGEALLSPSVTRRLIAEFVATPQRTAAQTSLLDKLTDREREITALAAEGLTNDDIAERLVISVATARTHVSRAMTKVDARDRAQLVVFAYQSGLVRP